The DNA segment ATATTCTGGGAAAACAGGAAGGACAGGATGTGATCATCGTGGGATGCGGGCGTATCGGAACCGCATTGATGAATTACAAGGAATTCGACAAGGAAGGAATCCGTGTGGTAGCCGGATTTGATTCCGATCCGGTCAAACAAAACACAGAATTAGCCATCCCTATCTATCCCATCGAAACCATGCGGGAGTACGTCAAAGAACGAGGCATCGAGGTAGGAATCTTGGCTGTGCCGGAGAGCGCAGCAAACCGGGTGTTCGACGAAATGGTAGGCGCCGGCATACGGGGCTTTTTAAACTTTACCAGTGTGGAGCTGAAGTGCGAGGGAAAATGTGAGCGTACATCCTGCCCCAGAAACTGCACCGTCCACAATGTTAACATCGGGCTGGAACTGGAGAACCTTTTCTACCTGATAAACATGGATAAAATTAAAGAAACCTCCCAGGAGAATGCATGACCTACCAAACCATTCT comes from the Spirochaeta lutea genome and includes:
- a CDS encoding redox-sensing transcriptional repressor Rex — translated: MGQGLNKSLVLRLVRYLRVLKKLKSLGIVNVFSNNLGDAVGVTPAVVRKDFSLINIQGNKRGGYNIDTLMAELGNILGKQEGQDVIIVGCGRIGTALMNYKEFDKEGIRVVAGFDSDPVKQNTELAIPIYPIETMREYVKERGIEVGILAVPESAANRVFDEMVGAGIRGFLNFTSVELKCEGKCERTSCPRNCTVHNVNIGLELENLFYLINMDKIKETSQENA